Proteins encoded together in one Coregonus clupeaformis isolate EN_2021a chromosome 30, ASM2061545v1, whole genome shotgun sequence window:
- the pip4k2ca gene encoding phosphatidylinositol 5-phosphate 4-kinase type-2 gamma — translation MASSGNAVSSPMVILAPKTKTKKKHFVQQKVKVFRASGPVLSVFMWGVNHSINDLNQVPVPVMLLPDDFKANTKIKVNNHLFNKENLPGHFKFKEYCPQVFRNLRERFGIEDLDYQVSLTRSPPVRGGDAQGEGILLTSYDRTLVIKQISSEDVADMHGILSEYHQHIVKCHGSTLLPQFLGMYRVGVENEETYLIVMRNMFSHRLVVHRKYDLKGSLVSREASDKERVKELPTYKDMDFRNNMQKVYVSEEQKERVMEKLNRDVEFLVKLKIMDYSLLLGIHDVGRAEREEEEGEEPSNEEEGETENGHTQAANVGSYGTSPEGIAGYMASCKPLGPGEFDPYVDVYAVRSAPGAPQREVYFMGLIDVLTQYDTKKKAAHAAKTVKHGAGAEISTVHPEQYAKRFRDFISNIFA, via the exons ATGGCGTCCAGCGGTAACGCTGTTTCCAGTCCTATGGTGATATTGGCCCCAAAAACCAAAACCAAAAAGAAACATTTTGTGCAGCAGAAGGTGAAGGTCTTTCGTGCCAGCGGCCCAGTCTTGAGCGTTTTTATGTGGGGTGTAAATCATTCG ATTAATGACTTAAACCAGGTGCCTGTTCCTGTCATGCTGCTGCCTGATGACTTCAAAGCAAACACTAAGATCAAAGTCAACAATCACCTCTTCAACAA AGAGAatctaccaggacattttaagtTTAAAGAATACTGTCCCCAAGTGTTTCGCAATCTTCGGGAGCGCTTCGGAATTGAGGATCTAGACTACCAG GTGTCGTTGACCCGCAGCCCTCCTGTAAGAGGTGGGGACGCCCAGGGGGAGGGGATCCTCCTGACCTCCTACGATCGCACGCTGGTCATAAAGCAGATCTCTAGTGAGGATGTGGCAGACATGCACGGCATCTTGTCTGAATACCACCAG CACATAGTGAAGTGCCACGGCAGCACTCTGCTGCCCCAGTTCCTGGGGATGTACCGTGTGGGTGTGGAGAATGAGGAGACCTACCTGATCGTCATGAGGAACATGTTCAGTCACAGACTGGTGGTGCACAGGAAGTACGACCTTAAG GGCTCTCTGGTGTCTCGTGAAGCAAGTGACAAAGAGCGG GTGAAAGAGCTCCCCACCTACAAGGACATGGACTTCAGAAACAACATGCAGAAGGTGTACGTGAGCGAGGAGCAGAAGGAAAGGGTCATGGAGAAACTCAACAGAGATGTGGAG ttTCTGGTCAAGCTAAAGATCATGGACTACAGCCTGCTGTTGGGTATCCATGATGTGGGGCGGGCTgagcgggaggaggaggagggagaggagccctccaatgaggaggagggggagactgaGAATGGCCACACGCAGGCCGCTAATGTTGGCTCCTACGGTACGTCTCCTGAGGGCATCGCTGGCTACATGGCCTCCTGCAAGCCCCTGGGGCCCGGGGAGTTTGACCCCTACGTGGATGTGTACGCCGTGAGGAGTGCCCCTG GAGCCCCTCAGAGGGAGGTGTACTTCATGGGTCTGATAGACGTTCTGACACAGTATGACACCAAGAAGAAAGCCGCTCACGCAGCCAAAACTGTCAAGCATGGG GCTGGTGCTGAAATCTCCACTGTCCACCCAGAACAGTATGCCAAGCGATTTCGGGATTTCATCTCTAACATCTTTGCATAG